From the Pseudoalteromonas tunicata genome, one window contains:
- a CDS encoding histone deacetylase family protein — MRTAIIAHPACRKHKMIVDHPECPERLDAIQDRLVASGVDVTIAHKLAPKATLAHIGLAHSEQHIAHILATLPQAGLADLDGDTWLCPESFLAIERAVGAGILAVDEILAGQLDAAFCAIRPPGHHANKDSSSGFCVVNNLAIAVKYAQTFGIKRIAILDIDVHHGNGTQDIFIDDESVLFCSLFQHPFYPNTAVESNNHIINSPMSAGQGAVQLKELVTQQWLPKLTDFNPELIFISAGFDAHLEDDMGGLGFVEADYVWFTEQVIALAKLCQSKGIISMLEGGYDLSSLGRSVTEHLRAFAHA, encoded by the coding sequence ATGCGCACAGCCATTATTGCCCATCCCGCTTGTCGAAAACATAAAATGATAGTTGATCATCCTGAATGTCCTGAGCGACTAGATGCCATTCAAGATAGGCTTGTGGCTTCTGGAGTCGATGTCACGATTGCACATAAACTTGCACCTAAAGCGACTTTAGCGCACATAGGCTTGGCGCATAGCGAACAGCATATTGCCCATATTTTGGCAACGTTACCACAAGCAGGGCTTGCTGATTTAGATGGCGATACTTGGCTGTGCCCCGAGAGCTTTTTGGCAATAGAGCGTGCTGTAGGTGCTGGAATTTTAGCGGTTGATGAAATACTGGCAGGGCAATTAGACGCCGCATTTTGTGCGATTAGGCCGCCTGGTCATCATGCAAATAAAGACAGTTCATCGGGCTTTTGTGTGGTTAATAATCTCGCAATTGCGGTTAAATACGCACAAACGTTCGGTATTAAACGCATTGCGATTTTAGATATTGATGTCCATCACGGTAACGGCACACAAGATATTTTTATCGATGATGAAAGCGTTTTATTTTGCTCGCTATTTCAGCATCCATTTTATCCAAATACCGCAGTTGAAAGTAATAATCACATTATTAATTCACCCATGTCGGCAGGCCAAGGAGCGGTTCAATTAAAAGAACTTGTAACGCAGCAATGGCTACCAAAACTCACTGATTTTAATCCTGAACTTATTTTTATTAGTGCTGGTTTTGATGCACATTTAGAAGATGATATGGGCGGGCTTGGTTTTGTTGAAGCCGATTATGTTTGGTTTACTGAACAGGTGATTGCGCTTGCAAAATTATGCCAAAGCAAAGGGATTATTTCGATGTTAGAAGGCGGATATGATTTATCTTCCTTAGGTCGAAGTGTTACTGAGCATTTAAGAGCATTTGCCCATGCTTAA
- the yacG gene encoding DNA gyrase inhibitor YacG — MSTVVNCPNCKKQVIWGPDAPYRPFCSKQCQLIDLGEWAAENHKIATQSGNDQKVTPDMIEDIEAMLAQAESEAGFFKE, encoded by the coding sequence ATGAGCACAGTTGTAAATTGCCCAAATTGTAAAAAACAAGTTATTTGGGGCCCCGATGCGCCTTACCGCCCTTTTTGCTCTAAACAATGTCAATTAATTGATTTAGGCGAATGGGCGGCCGAAAACCATAAAATTGCCACTCAAAGCGGAAATGATCAAAAAGTAACACCAGATATGATTGAAGACATTGAAGCGATGCTGGCACAAGCCGAAAGTGAAGCTGGCTTTTTTAAAGAGTAA
- a CDS encoding serine hydrolase: MKLTSLATAIGLSIASFSSFAAVDTVKIEKIINASMARFDVPGMAVAIVENDKVVLAKGFGVSHLDTKKAVTKDTLFGIASNTKAFTSAALAMLIEQGKLSWDDRVIDHLPEFRLADPYVTREMRIRDLLSHRSGLGLGAGDLMIWPDTDKEVSDILAGLQYLKPDSSFRSQYAYNNLMFVTAGEVVARVSGMSWNDFIEQKILAPLEMSHSKAGFSRIPKSNDNWATGHIPLDGKLTPFFVNYLEDFRGAGAIASSVADMSHWLRLQLNEGKLPNGEALFSEKSQQEMWHLHITSKASSKAFDAYRQQFRGYGLGWSIEDYQGYKKMSHGGGILGMVSQVTLLPEKELGIVILSNQQAFGALSAISHEILEDALKLEDKDWVEDLATKHFEGKEKAYKTQALAEVADKQAALPNNVYANNYRDDWYGDINITEQDNSLRIDFTHTKRLKGVLEHYNGNTFVVRWDEKLLEADAYIEFNVKGNNVVESATMHAVAPAVTDFSFDFHNLLLKPVKQAADK; encoded by the coding sequence ATGAAATTAACATCATTAGCCACGGCAATCGGGTTAAGTATTGCCTCATTTTCATCATTTGCAGCAGTCGATACCGTCAAAATAGAAAAAATAATAAATGCTTCGATGGCACGTTTTGATGTACCGGGTATGGCTGTTGCCATTGTTGAAAATGATAAAGTTGTACTTGCCAAAGGATTTGGGGTTAGCCATTTAGATACCAAAAAGGCGGTAACAAAAGACACATTATTTGGTATTGCGTCAAATACTAAAGCTTTTACTAGCGCCGCGTTAGCGATGTTGATTGAGCAAGGAAAGCTCAGTTGGGATGATAGAGTTATTGATCATTTACCTGAGTTTCGTTTAGCTGACCCTTATGTGACCCGTGAAATGCGAATTCGCGATTTATTAAGCCATCGCAGTGGGTTAGGTTTAGGCGCTGGGGATTTAATGATTTGGCCTGATACCGACAAAGAAGTAAGTGATATTCTAGCTGGTTTACAATACTTAAAACCAGATTCAAGCTTTCGCAGCCAATATGCTTACAACAATTTGATGTTTGTCACCGCAGGTGAAGTAGTTGCACGTGTATCGGGTATGTCATGGAATGATTTTATTGAGCAAAAAATCTTAGCGCCACTTGAAATGAGCCATTCAAAAGCAGGTTTTTCTCGGATCCCAAAAAGTAATGATAATTGGGCTACGGGCCATATTCCGTTGGATGGCAAACTGACACCATTTTTTGTTAATTACTTAGAAGATTTTCGTGGCGCAGGTGCAATTGCATCAAGTGTTGCTGATATGAGCCATTGGTTACGTTTACAGCTTAACGAAGGTAAATTGCCAAATGGTGAAGCGCTCTTTAGCGAAAAGTCACAACAAGAAATGTGGCATTTGCATATTACGAGTAAAGCATCGAGCAAAGCGTTTGACGCTTATCGTCAGCAGTTTAGAGGTTATGGCTTAGGTTGGAGCATTGAAGATTACCAAGGTTATAAAAAAATGTCTCATGGCGGTGGTATTCTAGGCATGGTGTCACAAGTCACCTTGTTGCCTGAAAAAGAGCTCGGCATTGTGATCTTATCAAACCAACAAGCATTTGGTGCACTCTCGGCAATCAGTCATGAAATACTCGAAGATGCATTAAAGCTTGAGGATAAAGATTGGGTCGAAGACCTGGCAACAAAACATTTTGAGGGCAAAGAAAAAGCCTACAAAACGCAAGCACTTGCTGAGGTTGCTGATAAACAGGCGGCATTGCCAAATAACGTGTACGCCAACAATTATCGTGATGATTGGTATGGCGATATAAACATTACAGAGCAAGATAATAGCTTACGCATTGATTTTACCCATACCAAGCGACTTAAAGGTGTTTTAGAACATTACAATGGCAATACTTTTGTAGTGCGCTGGGATGAGAAGTTGCTTGAAGCCGATGCCTATATTGAATTTAATGTTAAAGGCAATAATGTGGTTGAAAGTGCGACCATGCACGCAGTTGCACCCGCTGTGACTGATTTTAGCTTCGATTTCCATAATTTATTACTAAAACCGGTTAAGCAAGCTGCTGATAAATAA
- the pilB gene encoding type IV-A pilus assembly ATPase PilB, with amino-acid sequence MNLNSPLIRKFISLGYITPEDVSNKGLSSTSVIELITSSSDFTTKTFAAKCSELFKVPLFDLASFDPQHIPSELVNESLIRKHHILPMSKRNRTLFLATADPTDFDAFENFEFNTGLQTEVVVVDFAELEKKIDQLLDNSSGLNLSDEEFKEFSDVEIDTSEGTKDNDVADEKEDAPIIVYINKILMDAIRKGASDLHFEPYEFTYRIRFRIDGILHEVAAPPQALATRISARVKVMARLDIAEKRKPQDGRIKLKITKKKSIDFRVSTLPTLWGEKIVMRILDSSSAMLGIDVLGYEVEQKELYLNALAQPQGMILVTGPTGSGKTVSLYTGLNILNKPERNISTAEDPVEINLVGINQVQINARADMTFANALRAFLRQDPDVVMVGEIRDLETAEISIKAAQTGHLVLSTLHTNSAPETLTRLLNMGVPAYNVASSVTLIIAQRLARRLCNNCKQPEELPEQELIRQGFSEQQSKELTLFKANGCELCTEGYKGRVGIYEVMQITPEIAQIIMRGGNSLEIAQKSKEQGFNNLRLSGLRKAAKGITSLAEINRVTSF; translated from the coding sequence ATGAATTTAAACTCTCCCTTAATTCGAAAATTTATCAGCTTAGGGTACATAACACCTGAAGATGTAAGTAATAAGGGTTTAAGCAGCACCTCGGTGATTGAGCTTATTACCAGCAGCTCAGATTTCACCACAAAAACATTTGCCGCCAAATGCAGTGAGTTATTTAAAGTTCCTTTATTTGATTTAGCCAGCTTTGACCCGCAGCATATACCAAGCGAATTAGTAAACGAAAGTCTGATCCGCAAACATCATATATTACCTATGAGCAAGCGTAACCGTACGCTGTTTTTAGCTACCGCCGACCCCACTGATTTTGATGCTTTTGAAAATTTTGAATTTAATACTGGCTTACAAACCGAAGTGGTCGTAGTTGATTTTGCTGAGCTTGAGAAAAAGATTGATCAATTACTTGATAATTCATCTGGCTTAAATCTCAGTGATGAAGAGTTTAAAGAGTTTAGTGATGTTGAGATTGATACATCCGAAGGTACCAAAGACAACGATGTAGCCGATGAAAAAGAAGACGCTCCTATTATTGTTTATATCAATAAAATTTTAATGGATGCCATTCGTAAAGGAGCGTCTGATTTACACTTTGAACCCTATGAATTCACTTACCGAATTCGCTTTCGGATTGACGGTATTTTGCATGAAGTAGCGGCCCCGCCACAAGCATTAGCAACTCGCATTTCGGCACGGGTTAAGGTTATGGCCCGTCTTGATATTGCCGAAAAACGCAAACCACAAGATGGCCGCATTAAACTAAAAATCACTAAAAAGAAAAGTATCGATTTTCGTGTTTCTACCTTGCCCACCCTTTGGGGTGAAAAAATCGTAATGCGGATTTTAGATTCATCAAGCGCCATGCTCGGCATTGATGTATTAGGTTATGAAGTCGAACAAAAAGAGCTTTACTTAAATGCCTTAGCGCAGCCTCAAGGCATGATTTTAGTAACAGGTCCAACAGGCTCAGGTAAAACCGTTTCACTTTATACCGGCTTAAATATTTTAAATAAACCAGAGCGCAATATTTCAACCGCAGAAGATCCGGTTGAGATCAATTTAGTTGGCATTAATCAGGTGCAAATTAATGCGCGTGCCGATATGACCTTTGCCAATGCTTTACGGGCATTTTTACGCCAAGATCCCGATGTCGTTATGGTTGGGGAAATTCGCGACCTCGAAACGGCTGAAATATCAATTAAAGCGGCGCAAACGGGCCATCTAGTGCTTTCAACCCTACATACGAACTCAGCGCCCGAAACGCTCACCCGCTTGCTAAACATGGGCGTGCCAGCGTATAACGTCGCCAGTTCTGTAACCCTTATTATTGCCCAGCGTCTTGCTCGGCGCTTATGCAACAATTGCAAGCAACCAGAAGAGTTACCAGAACAAGAACTTATTCGTCAGGGCTTTTCTGAGCAGCAAAGTAAAGAACTCACCCTTTTTAAAGCAAATGGTTGCGAGCTTTGTACCGAAGGTTACAAAGGTCGGGTGGGTATTTACGAGGTAATGCAAATTACTCCAGAAATAGCACAAATTATTATGCGTGGCGGTAACTCGCTCGAAATTGCACAAAAGTCCAAAGAGCAAGGATTTAATAATTTACGCCTATCAGGCCTGCGCAAAGCCGCCAAAGGGATCACCAGTTTAGCCGAAATAAACCGCGTCACGAGTTTCTAA